Proteins co-encoded in one Uloborus diversus isolate 005 chromosome 9, Udiv.v.3.1, whole genome shotgun sequence genomic window:
- the LOC129230590 gene encoding putative RNA polymerase II subunit B1 CTD phosphatase RPAP2 homolog, translating into MDETEKTRKQMQIFAAREKILKIKKIVFKIIEEMLEKEISEDWFLENCPKLCTTEYEDVIVERSIDRLCGYPLCSNSIKQVKKQIYHICCLDNKVYDLTERKYFCSSECFKASNILKHQLSSLPLYMSCKSF; encoded by the exons atggacGAAACAGAGAAGACTCgtaaacaaatgcaaat ATTTGCTGcgagagaaaaaattttaaaaataaagaagatcgtttttaaaataattgaagaaatgcTGGAAAAAGAAATTTCAGAAGATTGGTTTCTGGAAAAT TGCCCTAAACTATGTACTACTGAATATGAGGATGTCATAGTAGAAAGAAGTATTGATCGTCTTTGTGGGTATCCCTTGTGCTCCAACTCTATAAAACAG GTTAAGAAGCAAATATATCATATTTGTTGCTTAGACAACAAAGTTTATGACCTTACTGAAAGAAAG TATTTTTGCTCCAGTGAATGTTTTAAagcttcaaacattttgaaacatcAGCTGTCATCTCTTCCATTATACATGAG ctgtaaatctttttaa